The Deinococcus roseus genome contains a region encoding:
- a CDS encoding cold-shock protein produces the protein MAEGKVKWFNAEKGFGFIEHPGNPDVFVHYSAINTKGFRKLNEGDEVSFEIEPGQNGKGPQAKNVLVTKAAPVQAERTPSRGGRW, from the coding sequence ATGGCAGAAGGTAAAGTCAAGTGGTTTAACGCGGAAAAAGGATTCGGATTCATTGAGCACCCCGGTAACCCGGATGTTTTCGTACATTACTCCGCAATCAACACCAAGGGATTTCGCAAACTCAACGAAGGTGATGAAGTCAGCTTCGAGATTGAACCTGGCCAGAACGGCAAAGGTCCACAAGCCAAAAACGTGCTTGTGACCAAAGCTGCTCCTGTGCAGGCCGAGCGCACCCCTTCTCGCGGCGGACGCTGGTAA
- a CDS encoding diguanylate cyclase, producing METSVQGQFNSAAYLIRDPLTGAYSRGLLESRLIEETARSGREKIPLTLCVFTLDHFKALREQWGHRRADQILREMTQLVQKKMRISDVLFRSGAEEFVLLLPATSKKNAIQVCERLLERVAVHPFAGDPVLFQSISVGLAAYPEDSGKVSDLVQVARKRNQWASELGRGRFVTEDLRDVPLVHFDELSRPIEREDHLEAFQTFLDMLEIKQKGLFTLAGHDGSGRSFLLGYLAQTARAQNYAVLSLTPSARLQQTPHEVMLQAKWDFPLPLHEGSRAVLQALQQGCHSKMGLLITIDDGAFLDHATCRTLQQALDGLMVPVGVVMASGSRGALSPFQVPLETRVSLAPLSREGLKAWMQEALNWEAPARLTDWCFQHSAGYPGRARDMLSALMSQGLLRQVRAGWEMTLGWENRLEQWQNQ from the coding sequence ATGGAAACTTCCGTTCAAGGACAATTCAACTCTGCGGCATACCTGATCCGGGACCCCCTCACCGGAGCCTACTCCCGGGGTTTGCTGGAATCCCGATTGATTGAAGAAACGGCCCGTTCAGGACGGGAAAAAATTCCACTGACCCTTTGTGTTTTCACCCTGGACCATTTCAAGGCCCTGCGCGAACAATGGGGCCACCGCCGGGCCGACCAGATCCTGCGGGAAATGACCCAGCTGGTGCAGAAAAAAATGCGCATCTCAGATGTGCTGTTCCGTTCAGGGGCAGAAGAATTTGTTTTGCTGCTTCCTGCCACCAGCAAAAAGAACGCCATTCAGGTGTGTGAACGCCTGCTGGAACGGGTGGCCGTGCATCCTTTTGCCGGAGATCCTGTGCTGTTTCAATCCATCAGTGTGGGGCTGGCCGCATACCCGGAAGACTCGGGAAAAGTCAGCGATCTGGTGCAGGTGGCCCGCAAGCGCAACCAGTGGGCCAGCGAACTGGGACGGGGCCGCTTTGTCACCGAGGACCTCAGGGATGTGCCTCTGGTCCACTTCGATGAACTCTCCAGACCCATTGAACGGGAAGACCACCTGGAAGCCTTCCAGACTTTTCTGGACATGCTGGAAATCAAACAGAAGGGCCTGTTCACACTGGCGGGCCATGACGGTTCTGGACGCAGTTTCCTGCTGGGTTATCTGGCCCAGACCGCCCGTGCCCAGAATTATGCGGTGCTTTCCCTGACCCCTTCTGCCAGATTGCAGCAAACCCCCCATGAAGTGATGCTGCAAGCCAAATGGGATTTTCCCCTTCCCCTCCATGAAGGCTCCCGTGCCGTATTGCAAGCCCTGCAGCAAGGTTGCCACAGCAAAATGGGCCTCCTGATCACCATAGACGATGGTGCTTTTCTGGACCATGCCACCTGCAGAACCCTGCAGCAAGCCCTGGATGGCCTGATGGTTCCTGTGGGCGTGGTGATGGCTTCAGGTTCCAGAGGGGCACTCAGTCCTTTTCAGGTTCCGCTGGAAACGCGGGTGTCGCTGGCTCCCCTCAGCCGGGAGGGCCTGAAAGCCTGGATGCAAGAAGCCCTCAACTGGGAAGCCCCGGCCCGCCTGACCGACTGGTGCTTTCAACACTCTGCAGGTTATCCGGGACGGGCCAGAGACATGCTGTCTGCCCTGATGTCCCAGGGTTTGTTGCGCCAGGTGCGTGCTGGCTGGGAAATGACCCTGGGCTGGGAAAACCGCCTGGAGCAGTGGCAGAACCAGTAA
- a CDS encoding HD domain-containing protein, translated as MKLTTRYQQALAFAFTHHQHQERKGSGTPYLAHLLSVSSLVLEHGGTEDEAIAALLHDTIEDIGDHLKADIQQHFGDLVLDVVMACTDGTSLEKRNARHPLEHWLARKTFYVQNLHHKSFSARLVGLADKVHNARAILQDYIRLDDEVWKRFKTGKWGSLWYYRALRDGYAPLPEDPEGYGHLYRLFEDVTYTLEHLTGVEHLSTEDLRGRVLV; from the coding sequence ATGAAGCTCACCACCCGCTACCAGCAGGCTCTGGCGTTTGCTTTCACCCACCATCAACACCAGGAGCGCAAGGGGAGTGGTACCCCTTATCTTGCCCACCTGCTCAGTGTTTCCAGTCTGGTGCTGGAACATGGCGGGACAGAAGATGAGGCCATTGCTGCCTTGCTGCATGACACCATCGAAGACATTGGAGACCACCTGAAGGCAGACATCCAGCAACACTTTGGCGATCTGGTGCTGGATGTGGTGATGGCCTGCACCGATGGCACCAGTCTGGAAAAGCGCAATGCCCGCCATCCGCTGGAACACTGGCTGGCCCGCAAGACCTTTTATGTGCAAAACCTGCACCACAAATCCTTTTCGGCACGTCTGGTGGGCCTTGCGGACAAGGTGCACAATGCCCGTGCCATTTTGCAGGATTACATCCGGCTGGACGATGAGGTGTGGAAGCGCTTCAAAACTGGAAAGTGGGGAAGCCTGTGGTACTACCGGGCGCTCAGGGACGGCTATGCTCCTTTGCCAGAAGATCCAGAGGGTTACGGCCATCTGTACCGTCTGTTTGAGGATGTCACCTACACCCTGGAACACCTGACCGGAGTGGAGCACCTGTCCACAGAAGACTTGCGGGGAAGGGTTCTGGTGTGA
- a CDS encoding DMT family transporter — translation MNSYGFLLLAIFAEVVATSALKASEGFTRWLPSTLVVAGYVTAFYFLSLSLKHIPIGTAYAIWSGLGTAGIVIIGMLFLKEGMDLAKLLGIVLIVLGVVVLNVFSKAH, via the coding sequence ATGAATAGTTATGGATTTCTGCTGCTGGCCATTTTTGCAGAAGTCGTGGCCACCAGTGCCCTGAAAGCATCGGAAGGCTTCACCAGATGGCTGCCCAGCACACTGGTGGTCGCAGGTTACGTCACAGCGTTCTATTTTCTCTCCCTCAGCCTGAAACACATTCCCATTGGGACGGCCTATGCCATCTGGTCTGGACTGGGCACGGCTGGCATCGTGATCATTGGAATGCTTTTTCTGAAAGAAGGCATGGACCTCGCCAAACTCCTGGGCATTGTTCTGATTGTGCTGGGTGTGGTGGTGCTGAATGTCTTTTCAAAGGCACATTGA
- a CDS encoding TetR/AcrR family transcriptional regulator, whose translation MPPVDTRTQILDAAYRLIQKSGAATLTIEAVAKEAGLSKGGVLYHFSSKQKLIEGMLEASLNHFEQEMQKHPQEGPGARTRAYLEATFDFPAVPEIPSAIMAAIATDASYLKIYQERYQIWQAELNQDGLSAERAMLLRLAADGLWMADIFGLSAPAGEARERLRAEMLKLAGGQDE comes from the coding sequence ATGCCTCCCGTGGACACCCGAACCCAGATTCTTGATGCTGCTTACCGCCTGATCCAGAAGTCAGGGGCAGCGACCCTGACCATAGAAGCCGTTGCAAAAGAAGCAGGCCTCAGCAAAGGGGGTGTGCTGTATCACTTTTCCAGCAAGCAGAAACTCATTGAGGGCATGCTGGAAGCCTCTTTGAACCACTTTGAGCAGGAAATGCAGAAGCACCCTCAGGAAGGTCCAGGGGCCAGGACCCGTGCTTATCTTGAGGCCACTTTTGATTTCCCCGCCGTTCCAGAAATCCCTTCTGCAATCATGGCTGCCATTGCCACAGATGCCAGTTACCTGAAGATCTACCAGGAGCGTTACCAGATCTGGCAGGCCGAACTGAATCAGGATGGCCTCTCTGCAGAACGGGCCATGTTGCTCAGGCTTGCTGCAGATGGGTTGTGGATGGCAGACATTTTTGGCCTCAGTGCCCCTGCTGGAGAGGCCAGAGAGAGACTGCGGGCAGAAATGCTGAAACTCGCTGGAGGTCAGGATGAATAG
- a CDS encoding RDD family protein: MKYAPLWKRSLAFLFDALLVAGLMWVSQWVLDLWNFPEPFHPLVGLLLVGPFGFGWLYFALLESSRSGQTLGKKLLGIQVKHLTGFPLTFTQASLRWKLRFYLVLFTFSWVFVPPLWMNARRQFLHDSAAESLVLEKSKSEK, translated from the coding sequence ATGAAATATGCACCTTTATGGAAACGTTCATTGGCTTTTTTGTTTGATGCGCTGCTGGTGGCTGGCCTGATGTGGGTCAGCCAGTGGGTGCTTGACCTGTGGAACTTTCCTGAGCCTTTTCACCCACTGGTGGGATTGCTGCTGGTGGGTCCTTTTGGCTTTGGCTGGTTGTATTTTGCTTTGCTGGAATCTTCCCGTTCAGGGCAAACGCTGGGCAAGAAACTGCTGGGCATCCAGGTCAAACACCTGACAGGATTTCCTCTGACTTTCACCCAGGCGAGCTTGCGCTGGAAACTGCGGTTTTATCTGGTGTTGTTCACCTTCAGCTGGGTTTTTGTTCCACCGCTCTGGATGAATGCGCGCAGACAGTTTTTGCATGATTCAGCAGCGGAGAGCCTGGTTCTTGAAAAGTCTAAAAGTGAAAAATAA
- a CDS encoding DUF952 domain-containing protein: MSDWVYRIMPAREWQEIQTCSAYQPDELEKDGFIHLSCLHQVVEVANFICAGRTDMLLLQLDVAHLQDLRSEDLYGYQQDFPHLYGPLPLQAVQQVHPLIWKENTFVLPETSPVP; this comes from the coding sequence ATGTCTGACTGGGTTTACCGCATCATGCCTGCCCGTGAGTGGCAAGAGATTCAAACTTGCTCTGCATACCAGCCCGATGAGCTTGAAAAAGACGGCTTCATCCACCTCTCTTGCCTGCATCAGGTCGTTGAGGTGGCGAATTTCATTTGTGCAGGCAGAACCGACATGCTGCTCTTGCAACTGGACGTTGCACATCTGCAAGACCTCAGGTCAGAGGACCTCTATGGATACCAGCAGGATTTTCCACATTTGTATGGACCCCTGCCGCTGCAAGCGGTACAACAGGTGCATCCCCTGATCTGGAAAGAGAACACTTTTGTGCTGCCAGAAACTTCACCAGTGCCCTGA
- a CDS encoding YdcF family protein, which produces MLLVVFLVLGYLGVAFYLGTQVNTDTRRQTDAIVVLGARVNHKTGINPCLKARVNHGVKLWENQYAPLLIMSGGNDLEDGANEAEAMFKLARQADVPASAVLREREAHSTYENLLFTRKIMQQKGLKTLLIVTENYHMPRAALIAEELGLNYAVSPVQDSPCWTRWTFLSRYFLREPLALIKNKISGHW; this is translated from the coding sequence ATGCTTCTGGTTGTGTTTCTGGTGCTCGGGTATCTTGGGGTGGCATTTTACTTGGGCACCCAGGTGAACACAGACACCCGCCGCCAGACCGATGCCATTGTGGTGCTGGGGGCCAGAGTGAACCATAAAACGGGCATCAATCCGTGCCTGAAAGCCAGGGTCAATCATGGTGTGAAGTTGTGGGAGAACCAGTATGCACCCCTCCTCATCATGAGTGGGGGAAATGACCTGGAAGATGGAGCCAATGAAGCAGAGGCCATGTTTAAACTGGCCCGTCAGGCAGATGTTCCGGCCTCTGCAGTGTTGCGTGAACGTGAAGCCCACTCCACTTACGAAAACCTGCTGTTCACCCGAAAAATCATGCAACAAAAGGGGCTGAAAACCCTGCTGATCGTCACCGAGAATTACCACATGCCCAGGGCTGCTTTGATTGCAGAGGAACTGGGTCTGAATTACGCTGTCTCTCCTGTGCAGGACAGCCCATGCTGGACACGCTGGACTTTTTTGTCCCGGTATTTCTTGCGGGAACCGCTGGCCCTGATCAAAAACAAAATTTCAGGGCACTGGTGA
- a CDS encoding tetratricopeptide repeat protein, giving the protein MKRLITLGLCLLAPITSGVAFAQNNPTSTPAKKTTGTTPTAQNYLALGKYYYNSGRYDAAYAAFRTALELDKKNKDVLLYLGRTQVQLKLYSAAQDTFKQLRALDSRNVSAYIGLAQTYRYQYISAKDLSTVKNNLDEALNILEEAERVSPTSASVFNERALVYNLKGDDSKALESARKASELAKDDAIILANYARLQYEAGNMNGALDTLQQAVIADPTDPINRALYARLLAEKGDIKAANLEIAQALRFKPQTATVLGYAGIVNYLAKDLSNAKTNLTQAVQKDPARYPEFYFYLGRIALDGGNSKEAHANFTKAVTLNGTNAEFRFYFAKSLEAIGDKANARTQYQKALELNKGYKDAQEALDRLK; this is encoded by the coding sequence GTGAAGCGTTTAATAACTCTTGGTTTGTGCCTGCTGGCACCGATCACTTCTGGTGTCGCGTTTGCGCAGAACAACCCTACAAGCACTCCTGCCAAAAAAACCACAGGTACCACTCCCACAGCACAGAATTACCTGGCGCTGGGCAAGTACTACTACAACTCTGGACGCTATGATGCTGCTTACGCCGCTTTCCGTACAGCCCTTGAGCTGGACAAAAAGAACAAGGATGTTCTGTTGTATCTGGGACGCACCCAGGTTCAACTCAAACTTTACTCTGCCGCTCAGGACACCTTCAAGCAACTGAGGGCACTGGATTCCCGCAATGTCAGTGCTTACATTGGACTGGCCCAGACCTACCGCTACCAGTACATCAGTGCCAAGGACCTCAGCACCGTCAAAAACAACCTGGATGAAGCCCTCAACATCCTGGAAGAAGCCGAAAGGGTCAGCCCCACCAGTGCTTCTGTGTTCAATGAACGTGCCCTGGTCTACAACCTGAAAGGCGATGACTCCAAAGCCCTGGAAAGCGCCCGCAAGGCTTCTGAACTGGCCAAGGACGATGCCATCATTCTGGCCAATTATGCCCGCCTGCAGTACGAGGCTGGCAACATGAATGGTGCACTGGACACCTTGCAGCAGGCTGTGATTGCCGACCCCACCGATCCCATCAACCGTGCGCTGTATGCCCGACTGCTGGCCGAAAAGGGAGACATCAAGGCTGCCAACCTGGAAATTGCCCAGGCTTTGCGCTTCAAGCCCCAGACCGCCACCGTGCTGGGCTACGCTGGAATCGTCAATTACCTGGCCAAAGACCTGAGCAATGCCAAAACCAACCTGACCCAGGCCGTGCAGAAAGACCCTGCCCGTTACCCCGAGTTCTACTTCTACCTGGGACGGATTGCACTGGATGGGGGCAACAGCAAAGAAGCCCACGCCAACTTCACCAAGGCCGTGACCCTGAACGGCACCAATGCAGAATTCCGCTTCTACTTTGCCAAGTCCCTGGAAGCCATCGGAGACAAGGCCAATGCCCGCACCCAGTACCAGAAAGCCCTGGAACTGAACAAGGGTTACAAAGATGCTCAGGAAGCCCTGGACCGTCTGAAGTAA
- a CDS encoding homoserine dehydrogenase, whose product MQTLSIGMIGCGTVGTGVLDILHRQKPQFEALGFQVELTGVLVRDASKPRETCFPNAPLVTSKDFLKDVDVVIEVMGGVQRPLDLVLPALQAGKVVITANKAMLAERWNELKPYASTGQLYYEAAVMAGTPVIDPLSGILRSSQPIALQAILNGTCNYILTQMEKGKGYQEALKEAQDLGYAEADPTLDVGGFDAAHKLTVLARLAFDPDYPYADVSIRGIDTIPQEAVKNALDNNQRIRLIGSIYAEDGKWKAKVAPRVLPMDHPIARAASGRNAMVFLGDECGEIFVAGGGAGGAVTASGVVGDLINHLQGILGPKPIALAAQVPAAGFEDLPEV is encoded by the coding sequence ATGCAGACCTTGAGTATAGGAATGATCGGGTGTGGCACCGTGGGTACAGGCGTGCTGGACATCCTACACCGGCAAAAACCGCAGTTTGAGGCCCTGGGTTTCCAGGTTGAATTGACAGGGGTGCTGGTCCGGGATGCCAGCAAACCCAGAGAAACCTGCTTTCCCAACGCGCCTCTGGTCACCAGCAAAGACTTTTTAAAAGATGTCGATGTGGTGATTGAAGTGATGGGTGGCGTGCAGCGGCCCCTCGATCTGGTGCTCCCTGCATTGCAGGCAGGCAAAGTGGTGATCACCGCCAACAAAGCCATGCTGGCCGAGCGCTGGAACGAATTGAAGCCTTATGCCAGCACCGGACAGCTGTATTACGAAGCTGCGGTGATGGCAGGAACCCCGGTGATTGATCCCCTGTCCGGGATCCTGCGCTCCAGCCAGCCCATTGCCCTGCAAGCCATTCTGAACGGGACCTGCAATTACATCCTGACCCAGATGGAAAAAGGCAAAGGGTACCAGGAAGCCCTCAAGGAAGCCCAGGACCTGGGTTACGCCGAGGCCGACCCCACCCTGGATGTGGGAGGCTTTGATGCTGCCCACAAACTGACTGTGCTGGCCCGTCTGGCCTTTGATCCTGATTATCCCTATGCAGATGTGTCCATCCGGGGCATCGACACCATCCCCCAGGAGGCCGTCAAGAATGCCCTGGACAACAACCAGCGCATCCGTCTGATTGGCAGCATTTACGCCGAGGACGGCAAATGGAAAGCCAAAGTGGCTCCCCGGGTGCTCCCCATGGACCACCCCATTGCCCGTGCTGCTTCTGGACGCAATGCCATGGTCTTTCTGGGAGATGAGTGCGGAGAGATCTTCGTGGCCGGAGGGGGTGCAGGAGGTGCAGTCACCGCCAGTGGTGTGGTGGGCGATTTGATCAACCACCTGCAGGGCATTCTGGGACCCAAACCCATTGCCCTCGCCGCACAGGTGCCTGCTGCTGGCTTTGAGGATTTGCCTGAAGTTTAA
- a CDS encoding polyprenyl synthetase family protein — translation MLGSHTLSLIQPALQAFEERIREVLASKVEFIRLINGDLVGAGGKRFRPALVMLAARALGIQDLRELDLAVAVELLHSATLLHDDLIDDASTRRGMEAAFRKYGNAVSVLSGDFMLSRVLKILSAHPSSLTAEFAETSMRICEGEVLQFQVASYRDYSLDNYLEIITAKTAVLMATAVRAPALMIDAPEPILDAMTTYGLEYGRAFQIQDDLLDLTSDSGKLGKPIGGDLREGKATLPVLYLLESEHADEVREILARRAAEPGDVERVRTLAQQTGAIQKSRREITDRVHRAVAALQILPSSPARQALESLALAEAERAL, via the coding sequence GTGTTAGGTAGCCACACCCTGTCTCTGATCCAGCCCGCCCTTCAGGCCTTTGAGGAACGCATTCGTGAGGTGCTGGCGTCCAAAGTGGAATTCATTCGTCTGATCAATGGAGATTTGGTGGGGGCCGGAGGGAAGCGTTTTCGCCCGGCCCTGGTGATGCTGGCCGCCCGTGCCCTGGGCATCCAGGACCTGCGTGAACTGGATCTGGCCGTTGCCGTGGAGTTGTTGCATTCGGCCACGTTGCTGCACGACGATTTGATCGACGATGCCAGCACCCGGCGCGGCATGGAAGCTGCCTTCAGAAAATATGGCAATGCCGTTTCGGTGCTGTCGGGAGATTTCATGCTCTCCAGGGTTCTGAAGATCCTCTCTGCGCATCCTTCCAGCCTGACCGCTGAATTTGCCGAAACCAGCATGCGCATCTGTGAAGGTGAAGTGCTGCAGTTCCAGGTGGCCTCTTACCGGGATTACAGCCTGGACAATTATCTGGAGATCATCACGGCCAAAACGGCAGTCCTGATGGCCACTGCGGTGCGTGCACCTGCCCTGATGATTGATGCCCCAGAACCCATTCTGGATGCCATGACCACTTACGGTCTGGAATATGGCCGGGCGTTCCAGATTCAAGATGACCTGCTGGACCTGACTTCGGATTCCGGAAAACTGGGAAAACCCATCGGGGGCGATTTGCGCGAAGGCAAAGCCACTTTGCCTGTGCTGTACTTGCTGGAATCTGAGCACGCAGATGAGGTCCGGGAGATTCTGGCCCGGCGTGCTGCAGAACCCGGAGATGTGGAACGGGTGCGCACCCTGGCCCAGCAGACCGGAGCCATTCAGAAGTCCCGCAGGGAGATCACAGACCGGGTGCACCGTGCTGTAGCGGCCCTGCAAATTCTTCCCAGCAGTCCTGCCCGTCAGGCCCTGGAAAGCCTTGCGCTCGCAGAGGCAGAGCGGGCACTCTAA
- a CDS encoding Glu/Leu/Phe/Val family dehydrogenase: MTNPLSWQNITQQVDRALPHSEASSASMAFMRYPKRSVSLSMPVVMDDGTVRVFKGYRCVHSIALGPAKGGVRYKPGLTQEEVETLSALMTVKCAVMGLPLGGSKGGIDVDPKELSSKELERLTRRYTSELVDLIGPMQDIPAPDLGTNEQIMAWIMDTYSENRGSTVPGVVTGKPVSLGGSVGRKEGAGRGAAYAAARVLPAYGYDLHRSTVAIQGFGMVGRYAALAFSELGAKVIAVSDTSGGLYHPGGLNIPALIRHKEETGSIKGFTEGRFLPHDDLFKLEVTILLPAVDAGAIHSGNVHHVSAKFVLEGANFAVTPNADEVLRKKGTILIPDIVSNGGGVTVSYFEWVQDSNQFFWTEGEIRDALEKHMREAIGQILQIAYKQGIDLRTAAYVIALNRLHNATSLRGVYP; the protein is encoded by the coding sequence ATGACCAACCCCCTGAGTTGGCAGAACATCACACAACAAGTTGACCGCGCATTGCCCCATTCCGAAGCCAGCAGTGCTTCCATGGCGTTCATGCGCTATCCCAAGCGCTCGGTGAGCCTCTCCATGCCTGTGGTGATGGACGATGGCACCGTGCGGGTCTTCAAAGGGTATCGGTGCGTGCACTCGATTGCCCTGGGACCAGCCAAAGGCGGGGTGCGTTACAAGCCCGGACTCACCCAGGAAGAAGTCGAAACCCTCTCAGCCCTGATGACCGTCAAATGCGCCGTGATGGGCCTTCCCCTGGGAGGCTCCAAGGGCGGCATCGATGTGGACCCCAAGGAGCTCTCCTCCAAGGAGCTGGAACGCCTGACCCGGCGCTACACCAGCGAACTGGTGGACCTGATTGGACCCATGCAGGACATCCCGGCACCCGACCTGGGCACCAACGAGCAGATCATGGCCTGGATCATGGACACCTACAGCGAAAACCGCGGCAGCACCGTTCCCGGAGTGGTCACCGGAAAACCCGTCTCACTGGGTGGATCTGTGGGCCGCAAAGAAGGGGCTGGACGCGGAGCCGCATATGCTGCCGCACGGGTTCTGCCTGCCTACGGTTACGACCTGCACCGCTCCACTGTGGCGATCCAGGGATTTGGAATGGTTGGACGTTATGCTGCACTGGCCTTCAGTGAACTGGGTGCAAAAGTCATTGCAGTCAGCGACACCTCTGGCGGGCTTTACCACCCAGGTGGCCTGAACATCCCGGCCCTGATCCGTCACAAAGAAGAAACCGGCAGCATCAAAGGCTTCACAGAAGGGCGTTTCCTGCCCCACGATGACCTGTTCAAACTGGAAGTCACCATCCTGCTGCCCGCCGTGGACGCAGGGGCCATCCACTCTGGGAATGTGCACCATGTGAGCGCCAAATTCGTTCTGGAAGGGGCCAACTTCGCTGTGACCCCCAATGCCGATGAGGTGCTGCGCAAAAAGGGCACCATCCTGATTCCCGACATTGTGTCCAACGGTGGCGGCGTGACGGTCAGTTACTTCGAATGGGTTCAGGACTCCAACCAGTTTTTCTGGACCGAAGGTGAAATCCGCGACGCCCTGGAAAAACACATGCGCGAAGCCATCGGACAGATCCTGCAAATTGCCTACAAACAGGGCATTGACCTGAGAACCGCCGCCTACGTGATCGCCCTGAACCGCCTGCACAACGCCACGTCCCTCAGAGGAGTGTACCCATGA
- a CDS encoding Glu/Leu/Phe/Val family dehydrogenase produces MNSELPSYLDRNNLGPFEIYLEQVERVTPYLGKLAYWVESLKRPKRILVVDVPIHLDDGSVAHFEGYRVQHNTSRGPAKGGIRYHQDVTLSEVMALSAWMTIKNAVVGLPYGGGKGGIRVDPRKLSMGELERMTRRYTTEIGIIIGPDKDIPAPDVNTNPQVMAWMMDTYSMNEGKTATGVVTGKPIALGGSLGRNDATGRGVFVAGARAMQKLGLPLEGARVTVQGFGNVGNAAARIFHDHGAKVVAIQDITGTIYSEAGINPYDALAFLKEHSTLKGMPGTETIEPGNFWDVECEILIPAALEKQITEENAGRIKTRVIVEGANGPTIPAADDILTENGVLVVPDVLANAGGVTVSYFEWVQDFSSYFWTEDEINARLDRIMREAFDSLWDVKERHNVTLRTAAYIVACARVLEARALRGLYP; encoded by the coding sequence ATGAATTCCGAGCTTCCCAGTTACCTGGACAGAAACAACCTTGGCCCTTTCGAGATCTACCTTGAACAGGTCGAACGCGTCACGCCCTACCTGGGGAAACTTGCCTACTGGGTGGAATCCCTCAAGCGACCCAAACGCATTCTGGTGGTGGATGTGCCCATTCACCTGGATGACGGCTCTGTGGCCCACTTTGAAGGTTACCGGGTGCAGCACAACACCTCCAGAGGTCCGGCCAAAGGCGGCATCCGTTACCACCAGGACGTGACCTTAAGCGAAGTGATGGCCCTCTCCGCCTGGATGACCATCAAAAATGCCGTGGTGGGCCTTCCTTACGGTGGAGGCAAAGGGGGCATCCGGGTGGACCCCAGAAAACTCTCCATGGGAGAACTTGAACGCATGACCCGCCGCTACACCACCGAAATCGGCATCATCATCGGACCGGACAAGGACATCCCTGCCCCCGATGTCAACACCAACCCACAGGTGATGGCCTGGATGATGGACACCTACTCCATGAACGAGGGCAAAACCGCCACCGGGGTGGTCACCGGCAAACCCATCGCACTGGGTGGGTCGCTGGGCCGCAACGACGCCACCGGACGCGGCGTGTTCGTGGCAGGCGCACGGGCCATGCAGAAACTGGGGCTCCCTTTAGAAGGTGCCCGCGTGACCGTGCAGGGCTTCGGGAATGTGGGGAACGCTGCTGCCCGCATCTTCCATGACCACGGGGCAAAAGTGGTGGCCATTCAGGACATCACCGGAACCATCTACAGCGAGGCAGGCATCAACCCCTATGACGCACTGGCCTTCCTGAAAGAACACAGCACCCTGAAAGGCATGCCCGGCACCGAAACCATCGAACCCGGCAACTTCTGGGACGTGGAATGCGAAATCTTGATTCCTGCAGCCCTGGAGAAACAGATCACCGAGGAAAATGCAGGCCGCATCAAAACCCGGGTCATCGTGGAGGGCGCCAACGGTCCCACCATCCCCGCAGCAGACGACATCCTCACCGAAAATGGCGTGCTGGTGGTGCCAGACGTGCTGGCCAACGCCGGGGGCGTGACCGTCAGTTACTTCGAGTGGGTGCAGGATTTCTCCAGTTACTTCTGGACCGAAGACGAAATCAACGCAAGGCTGGACCGCATCATGCGCGAAGCTTTTGACAGCCTCTGGGACGTGAAAGAACGCCACAATGTCACCCTGAGAACCGCCGCTTACATCGTGGCCTGTGCGCGGGTGCTGGAAGCGCGGGCGTTGCGGGGACTGTACCCCTGA
- a CDS encoding type II toxin-antitoxin system HigB family toxin yields MDIIGINLIDDFIARYSDAEKPLKRWITVTQAADWKTTHDVRSTFNTASFVPPHTVFNIKGNDYRLISEIDYEEALVVVTHVLTHEEYDRDKWK; encoded by the coding sequence GTGGACATCATCGGAATCAACCTGATTGACGACTTCATTGCCCGATACTCCGACGCAGAAAAGCCTCTTAAACGCTGGATAACCGTCACACAGGCCGCCGACTGGAAAACCACCCACGATGTCCGCAGCACCTTCAACACCGCCAGTTTTGTGCCACCCCATACGGTGTTCAACATCAAAGGCAACGATTATCGGCTCATCTCTGAAATCGACTACGAAGAAGCCCTGGTTGTGGTCACCCATGTGCTCACCCACGAAGAATACGACAGAGACAAATGGAAGTAA